A segment of the Populus alba chromosome 9, ASM523922v2, whole genome shotgun sequence genome:
ttaaaaaaattctgacGGAACCATCGAACATCTAAAATTAGGCTTTTCTCATCGAGAGTAGGAAATCTCAGGAGGATTTGGgctaaattccaaaaaaaaaaaaaaaaaaaaaacctcttaacAGCATCTGTAATTTGCGATTCTGAGACTGAGAGGGTCTCCAATGATAACTGTAGGCTTCAAGGCTCTTGtttaacacaaaatattttGCTTCGTTTTGCTAACAGGAGTTGAATTCCATTTTTGAAGCTCTTGTTTTCTTCATTCGGTATTTGCTAGATTTATGCGGTGATAAAGAATTAgctgatttagttttttttttacttgaggaATAATGCAGCGACAAACCCAAAAtgcgaaaaaagaaaagcaatatAGTGGATAAATTGCATATACCATGGCGTTTGTTGATACAAATATGAGCCACAGGGAAAATAACGGGGAGGCCAGACATTATCTCCGCTACCAGGTCTGTCTTGCCTTGATATGTTCTCCAGAGCCTGCTAGTGCTCTTATTCTTGCTCGATGTAGATCAATTTTTATGTGGCAATCACTAGCCTGCTTCTGATCTTATTACAACCTAATATTTACCAACTTCAGTAGATAACAATATGAAGGCTGGTTCCCCGTATATCCTCCCGTTTATGCGCGTAATACTTTGGACTTTTTGTCTGAATTTCCACTTCTCCTTTGCTGAATTGATGTTGaactatttcttttaattacaaaacaattTAACCAATGGGAAGAGAATCCGCCACAAAAAGAGTCAAGGTAGGTGTATTCCTGCGAACATATAAACAGAAATAGAACCCTTAAATCCCCCATCATTTTGAAAGTGATATAccctaattttcattttttttttcgcaCAAGCCTTGCCAGTACTGCACGGCATATAATAAATAATGCAGCTTTTCAGAAGCAAATACATTACCAGAATCTGCAAAGCATTTTACTTGACGTGGGGTATGAAATAGAgcaacaaacaagaaaaattgattcaaaacaaTACCTGGTCAGTTCACTTGCTTCTCTTTATGTATAATCAACAGCCTGAAGTTCACTGAATCTGTCCCTTTTGCTCCTTATTACTCTTGCTTTGTTCTCTACTATTTCAAGCACCTGAAGAATGGAAGTGAAGGAATAAAAATCCATCACCTTTTAAGTGGTTCGTTGTTTGCTTAGATGACAAAGAAGTGCTTTACAGGGGCTCCTCAGCTTGGGTGCAAGATCTTTTGAAGcaaattaattttccttttttctgttttcacgTGTTCTATGCAGCAGAATTGTGGCACTCCAAATTCAAATTACCTCTGGTCTTGAATTTAGAACTCCACTGGACATTCCAACATCGATGCACCATATGCTACAGTTGTATTTACTGCAAGAAACACACAGAATTTCAGAACTACGACCAGGAAAAAATAGCTGCCATATTATGATGCAAATCGGAACCTAACTAAAGACAGTGTATATAGATCAGTACCAATTTACGCCTGTAGATTGAGGAGTATGCCCTACCACCATTGCCTTAGCTCCAAGCAATTGCAGCGTCTCTTCAAGAACGGATTGTATCTGATGAGCATACAGTTTTTAGTTCCAAAAGCCAGAGAAGTTACTACAATATTAAGATTGCGCAGTTCAAGCTTGACTCCAATAATTGAGTAAAaatcatgggaaaaaaaaaaaaaacacgacatcataaaatctcattttgaaAGAGGTTGATTTCTTCTTGCTTCAAAGACTAAGTAATCCAACCTAAAGCAAATCAAGATGACGAAGTAATCTCATTTTGTAGTTTTCAGGGGCAACAAGTTTGTttcatttcatattatttttaattgcctGATTCCCTCACAAGAAAGAGATAGAAATACACGCCATCAAAGGATACATACCTGGTTAATCTGATAGCCCTCCAAACCCAACATGTCTCTTGAGTATAAGCGGTTCCAAACAACTGAATCAAAACCCTTTGTGGCTATAAACGGGAAATTAGGACTAGTATCATCCTCACTGAAACCTCTCATCCACTGAGATACTTCATAGTTCATCCTTTCAACGCCATATGCAACTGCAGAAGTACCAATACTCCTATCAGGCATTTCaaacaagaaaagataaaaatctaaCATGTCTTAGCAAGCATAAACAGCATGACAACCAAATCTTCCAAGAAGAGATGctgctatttttatttcttaccaTGTCGAGGAAGGAGGCCACCATGACAGAATACCCAGTCATTGATCTTGAGCACAACTGCATGCCGTGCCAATTCACATGCTAACGGACCACCTGGTCTCAACAAGATTGATCTGGCAATTACCCCCTTTTGCCTCTGCCCTAATATTTTAAGATGATATCAGTAAATGCGCCATATGCAGGTAAAGGCAAAGACGGAGAGTTTCTGTGGAGGAACAGAAGGAGAGCAAATAGGTTCACTGCATTTGATAACTGAAAGGACAGGATTTTTGTACCTTCACCAGATTCCAAGGACCCCAGTGATTCTGAGACAATTTTCGATCTTCTCTGCACCTTTTAGACTCTCCAATCCAGCCAAGAAAAGCATTTTCCCAGTTGTACTGGTGGTCTTCCAAGTAGGCCAGGAAATCTGAACATTCATCAAATGCCCCCGAGTCAACATATCTAAAATCTCCCTCCACATTCATAGTCTCATGATTCCCATTGACCtattatcaaaacaataatatagttaaaacataaatcaagaaattttttacAGGAGAATAATATCTTGGAGTTTCACAAGAAatcttttaaaatgaatatattgaACTCAAATTACT
Coding sequences within it:
- the LOC118027614 gene encoding shewanella-like protein phosphatase 1, whose product is MASSCLNSLILPPCSLPRRVTETCASLSSSYPALNPTSSSTGGALKPIVINGDPPTFVSAPGRRIVAVGDVHGDLDQARCALEIAGVLSSDGQDLWTGGETVLIQLGDVLDRGGEEIAILSLLRSLDIQAKAQGGAVFQVNGNHETMNVEGDFRYVDSGAFDECSDFLAYLEDHQYNWENAFLGWIGESKRCREDRKLSQNHWGPWNLVKRQKGVIARSILLRPGGPLACELARHAVVLKINDWVFCHGGLLPRHVAYGVERMNYEVSQWMRGFSEDDTSPNFPFIATKGFDSVVWNRLYSRDMLGLEGYQINQIQSVLEETLQLLGAKAMVVGHTPQSTGVNCKYNCSIWCIDVGMSSGVLNSRPEVLEIVENKARVIRSKRDRFSELQAVDYT